In one Solanum dulcamara chromosome 1, daSolDulc1.2, whole genome shotgun sequence genomic region, the following are encoded:
- the LOC129902019 gene encoding uncharacterized protein LOC129902019 has protein sequence MDDRKEKTAPWLSVPQFGDWDQKGVMPDYSMDFSKIRENRKQNKSRASLGNEEELISTTNSKSNTVHSAHSDDLQFHQNHPSTTRRSIFSYFNCCVKA, from the exons ATGGATGATCGCAAGGAG AAAACTGCACCATGGCTATCAGTGCCACAATTTGGAGACTGGGACCAAAAAGGTGTGATGCCAGACTACTCAATGGATTTCTCAAAGATAAGAGAGAATAGGAAACAGAACAAATCAAGAGCCAGTCTTGGAAATGAGGAAGAACTTATTTCCACAACCAATAGCAAATCAAATACAGTTCACTCAGCCCACAGTGATGATCTCCAATTCCATCAAAACCACCCATCAACT ACAAGAAGAAGCATCTTCAGCTACTTCAACTGCTGTGTGAAAGCTTGA